In Desulfuromonadales bacterium, a single window of DNA contains:
- the rpsO gene encoding 30S ribosomal protein S15 — protein sequence MLATERKQELIAQYKTHEGDTGSPEVQIALLSERITYLTEHFRTHKKDHHSRRGLLKIVGQRRRLLDYLKKKDVERYRTIINKLGIRR from the coding sequence GTGCTGGCCACGGAACGCAAACAGGAACTTATTGCACAGTACAAGACTCATGAGGGGGACACCGGTTCTCCTGAGGTGCAGATCGCGCTTCTTTCCGAGCGCATCACCTATCTGACCGAGCACTTCCGGACCCACAAGAAGGATCACCACTCTCGGCGCGGGCTCCTCAAGATTGTCGGGCAGAGAAGAAGGCTTCTGGATTACCTGAAGAAAAAGGATGTCGAGCGCTATCGCACGATTATCAATAAACTAGGGATCCGCAGGTAG
- a CDS encoding bifunctional oligoribonuclease/PAP phosphatase NrnA — MTMVPALLKLIEDGRRFLVASHESPDGDALGSTLALANALREMGKEVVAYNRDGVQSPFDFLPGAPTVVRSIENEAVFDAGFVLDAGELRRAGTHLRDVCRTLVNIDHHPHSEHFGSIHYVDETASATGALIYRILKAAGHDISLEVATCIYTAVLSDTGSFRYSNADPEAFRIGAEMVEKGVSPWAIASGLYESQGAERLRLLARALATLTVSSCGRYASVSVTTPMYEETGTGPEHTDGFVNYPRSIRGVEVALFFRQIGPAAYKIGMRSKGQVDVGALSRHLGGGGHHNAAGAMVEGTLEEVRKTVFERLDQLLA, encoded by the coding sequence ATGACGATGGTTCCGGCGCTCCTGAAGCTGATTGAGGACGGTCGACGTTTCCTGGTTGCTTCCCACGAAAGTCCCGACGGCGACGCCCTGGGTTCGACCCTGGCTCTGGCCAATGCCCTGCGCGAAATGGGCAAGGAGGTGGTTGCTTATAACCGGGACGGCGTGCAGTCGCCTTTCGATTTTCTCCCGGGCGCGCCGACCGTGGTCCGCAGCATTGAAAATGAAGCCGTCTTCGATGCCGGGTTTGTTCTCGATGCCGGCGAATTGCGGCGGGCCGGCACCCACCTGCGCGATGTTTGCCGGACCCTGGTCAACATCGATCATCACCCCCATTCCGAGCATTTCGGCTCCATCCATTATGTCGACGAGACGGCCAGCGCTACCGGCGCGCTCATCTACCGCATTCTGAAGGCCGCCGGACACGACATCTCTCTCGAGGTGGCCACCTGCATCTATACGGCCGTCCTCTCCGATACCGGTTCGTTCCGTTACTCCAATGCCGACCCGGAAGCGTTCCGCATCGGCGCCGAGATGGTGGAGAAAGGCGTCTCGCCCTGGGCCATCGCCTCCGGTCTTTACGAAAGTCAGGGGGCCGAGCGGCTGCGGCTGCTTGCCAGGGCGCTGGCGACCCTGACGGTCTCTTCCTGCGGCCGCTACGCTTCGGTCAGTGTCACCACTCCCATGTACGAGGAGACCGGTACCGGGCCCGAGCACACCGACGGCTTCGTCAACTATCCCCGCTCCATTCGCGGGGTGGAGGTGGCGCTCTTCTTTCGGCAGATCGGGCCGGCCGCCTACAAAATCGGCATGCGCTCCAAGGGTCAGGTCGATGTGGGTGCCCTGTCCCGCCACCTGGGCGGCGGCGGCCACCACAACGCCGCCGGAGCCATGGTCGAAGGGACCCTGGAAGAGGTCCGCAAGACTGTTTTCGAGCGTCTGGACCAGTTGCTGGCCTGA
- the truB gene encoding tRNA pseudouridine(55) synthase TruB: protein MNGILLIDKPQGMTSHDVVRRVRRLLRTRRVGHTGTLDPMATGVLPVAIGEATRIVQFLMEGDKTYRAVLKLGEATTTQDAEGEVLERRPVEGLTAEVVIAAARSFEGVIRQLPPMYSALKKDGVPLYRLARQGIEVERESREVRIDRLQILEVDLPLITLEVDCSKGTYVRTLCHDLGLALGTGAHLVALRRTRSGSFTEADCVTLERLETNGTAAPPLLSVDEALRGMPALEVDAEASRRLADGIPPALASLSAAPGCPEGETVRLMHTGTLLAIARFAPGRLNEKRGDFELLRVFQAARAA, encoded by the coding sequence ATGAACGGCATCCTGCTCATTGACAAACCGCAGGGGATGACCTCCCATGATGTAGTGCGGCGGGTGCGCCGTCTGCTGCGGACGCGGCGCGTCGGCCATACCGGCACCCTCGACCCCATGGCCACCGGGGTGCTGCCGGTGGCGATCGGCGAGGCGACCCGCATCGTCCAGTTTCTGATGGAGGGGGACAAGACCTACCGTGCGGTCCTCAAGCTCGGCGAGGCCACCACGACTCAGGATGCCGAAGGCGAGGTGCTGGAGCGCCGTCCGGTGGAGGGCCTCACGGCGGAAGTCGTCATTGCCGCGGCCCGGTCTTTCGAGGGGGTGATTCGCCAGCTGCCGCCCATGTATTCGGCCCTGAAGAAAGATGGCGTTCCGCTTTACCGCCTGGCCCGCCAGGGGATCGAGGTGGAGCGTGAGTCGCGCGAGGTGCGGATCGACCGCCTGCAGATCCTCGAGGTCGATCTCCCCCTGATCACCCTTGAAGTTGACTGCTCCAAGGGAACCTATGTGCGCACCCTTTGCCACGATCTCGGCCTGGCCCTCGGCACCGGCGCGCACCTGGTGGCACTGCGGCGCACCCGCAGCGGTTCCTTCACCGAGGCCGACTGTGTTACCCTGGAACGGCTGGAGACCAATGGAACCGCAGCGCCTCCGCTCCTTTCCGTGGACGAGGCTCTGCGCGGGATGCCGGCCCTGGAGGTCGATGCGGAAGCGAGCCGGCGGCTTGCCGACGGCATCCCGCCGGCGCTCGCTTCCCTGTCGGCGGCGCCCGGCTGTCCTGAAGGCGAGACCGTTCGCCTCATGCACACCGGAACCCTGTTGGCCATTGCCCGCTTCGCACCGGGTCGGTTGAATGAAAAACGCGGCGATTTTGAGCTTTTGAGGGTTTTTCAGGCGGCTCGGGCCGCGTGA